One genomic segment of Hymenobacter psoromatis includes these proteins:
- a CDS encoding START-like domain-containing protein — protein MAMPATGAKHRFEMEYAINASLKILFPYIASASGLAQWFCDDVRLDPDHRLDMVWDKQSHYAEIATQRPGRSIRYVFLDENKRPLSDASYLDFTLESSRITDEVFLRVTDYSEHLDEQERLELWEGLVGKLREQVGG, from the coding sequence ATGGCCATGCCCGCTACCGGTGCCAAGCATCGTTTCGAGATGGAATACGCGATAAACGCTTCCCTCAAAATCCTGTTTCCCTACATCGCTTCGGCTTCCGGCCTCGCGCAATGGTTTTGCGACGATGTGCGCCTCGACCCCGACCACCGACTCGATATGGTGTGGGACAAGCAGAGCCACTATGCCGAAATTGCGACTCAGCGCCCCGGCCGTAGCATCCGCTACGTATTTCTGGATGAGAATAAGCGCCCGCTAAGTGATGCCAGCTACCTGGACTTTACCTTAGAGTCGTCGCGGATTACGGACGAGGTATTTCTGCGCGTCACTGATTATTCGGAGCACCTGGATGAGCAGGAGCGGCTGGAATTGTGGGAAGGGCTCGTGGGCAAGCTACGCGAGCAAGTAGGGGGGTAG
- the thrS gene encoding threonine--tRNA ligase, with product MLQLTLPDGSVRQVEAGSTGYDLAASISEGLARNALAVKVNGEIRDLHRPLTDDATLEILTWNDEGGKQAYWHSSAHLMAEALEFLYPGVKLAIGPAIENGFYYDVDLGEGRTISSDDFPAIEKKMLELAKNKSKFERRAVPKAEAIAYFTEKQDPYKLEMIDNLADGSITFYTQGNFTDLCRGPHIPDTGPIKAAKIMNVAGAYWRGDEKNKQLTRLYGITFPKQKDLTEYLERLEEAKRRDHRKLGKELELFAFSERVGAGLPLWLPKGTALRENLEQFLRKAQVKAGYQPVVTPHIGAKELYVTSGHYEKYGADSFQPIRTPNPGEEFFLKPMNCPHHCEIYRTKPRSYRDLPVRLAEFGTVYRYEQSGELHGLTRVRGFTQDDAHIFCRPDQVIEEFKKVIDLVLYVFKALGFSDFTAQVSLRDPENKTKYIGTDENWAIAESAIIQAAAEKGLTTITELGEAAFYGPKLDFMVRDALGRRWQLGTVQVDYNLPERFDLEYVTPENGRARPVMIHRAPFGSLERFVAVLIEHCAGNFPLWLSPEQFIVLPISDRFADYAYEVKNRLEAAGLRGTVDARDERIGRKIRDAEIAKTPYLLVVGEKEVQDGIVSVRRHGEGDIGSMPIDGFIKSVQSQVAEAMG from the coding sequence ATGCTCCAACTTACCCTCCCCGACGGCTCCGTTCGCCAGGTCGAAGCCGGCTCGACGGGCTACGACCTCGCCGCCAGCATCAGCGAAGGTCTCGCCCGTAATGCCTTGGCTGTGAAGGTTAACGGCGAAATCCGCGACCTGCACCGCCCCCTAACCGACGACGCGACCCTCGAAATTCTGACCTGGAACGACGAAGGCGGCAAGCAAGCCTACTGGCACTCTTCAGCCCATCTCATGGCCGAAGCACTGGAATTCCTCTACCCCGGCGTGAAGCTGGCCATTGGCCCGGCCATCGAAAACGGCTTTTATTACGACGTGGATTTGGGGGAAGGCCGTACCATTTCGAGTGATGACTTCCCGGCCATTGAGAAGAAAATGCTGGAGCTGGCTAAAAATAAAAGCAAGTTCGAGCGCCGTGCCGTGCCCAAGGCCGAAGCCATCGCCTACTTCACTGAGAAGCAAGACCCTTATAAGCTGGAAATGATTGATAACCTGGCCGATGGTAGCATCACCTTCTATACTCAGGGTAATTTCACGGACCTTTGCCGCGGGCCGCATATCCCAGATACCGGCCCCATCAAGGCCGCCAAAATCATGAACGTGGCCGGGGCCTACTGGCGCGGCGACGAGAAAAACAAGCAGCTCACGCGCCTCTACGGCATTACGTTTCCCAAGCAGAAGGACCTCACCGAGTACCTCGAAAGGCTGGAAGAAGCCAAGCGCCGCGACCACCGCAAGCTGGGCAAGGAGCTGGAGTTATTCGCCTTTTCGGAGCGGGTAGGAGCCGGCCTGCCCCTGTGGCTACCCAAAGGCACGGCCCTACGCGAGAACTTAGAGCAATTTCTGCGCAAAGCCCAGGTAAAGGCTGGCTACCAGCCGGTTGTGACGCCCCACATCGGAGCCAAGGAATTGTACGTAACCAGCGGCCACTACGAGAAATACGGGGCCGATTCGTTCCAGCCCATCCGCACGCCCAACCCCGGCGAGGAGTTCTTCCTCAAGCCGATGAATTGCCCGCACCACTGCGAAATCTACCGCACCAAGCCCCGCAGCTACCGCGACCTGCCCGTGCGCCTCGCCGAGTTCGGCACCGTGTACCGCTACGAGCAGAGTGGCGAGTTGCACGGCCTGACGCGGGTACGCGGCTTTACGCAGGACGACGCGCACATCTTCTGTCGCCCCGACCAGGTAATCGAGGAGTTCAAAAAGGTGATTGACTTGGTACTCTACGTGTTCAAAGCGCTGGGCTTTAGTGACTTCACGGCCCAAGTAAGCCTGCGCGACCCGGAGAATAAAACCAAATACATCGGTACCGACGAGAACTGGGCTATTGCCGAAAGCGCCATTATCCAGGCGGCCGCCGAAAAGGGCCTCACCACCATTACGGAGTTGGGCGAAGCTGCCTTTTATGGTCCCAAGCTCGACTTTATGGTGCGCGACGCGCTGGGCCGCCGCTGGCAGCTGGGCACGGTGCAGGTAGATTATAACCTGCCCGAACGTTTTGATTTGGAATATGTTACGCCCGAAAACGGCCGTGCCCGCCCCGTTATGATTCATCGCGCGCCGTTTGGTTCGCTGGAGCGCTTCGTGGCCGTGCTCATCGAGCATTGCGCCGGCAACTTCCCACTCTGGCTTTCGCCCGAGCAGTTCATCGTGCTCCCTATTTCCGACCGTTTTGCCGACTACGCTTACGAGGTGAAAAACCGCCTCGAAGCTGCCGGCCTGCGCGGTACCGTGGACGCCCGCGACGAGCGCATCGGCCGCAAAATCCGGGATGCTGAAATCGCCAAAACGCCTTATCTGCTGGTAGTTGGCGAAAAAGAAGTGCAGGATGGCATCGTAAGCGTGCGCCGCCACGGCGAAGGCGACATTGGCTCGATGCCCATTGACGGCTTCATCAAAAGCGTGCAGAGCCAAGTGGCTGAGGCGATGGGGTAG
- the rpsO gene encoding 30S ribosomal protein S15: MKLSTEAKQVIFENNSLQKVNTDTGSAESQIALFTHRITHLTEHLKTNKKDHSTRLGLLKLVGKRRRMLDYLQHREINRYRAIIKELGIRK, from the coding sequence ATGAAACTCTCGACTGAGGCCAAACAGGTTATCTTCGAAAATAACAGCCTTCAGAAAGTAAACACCGATACGGGCTCCGCAGAGTCGCAAATCGCCCTGTTTACCCACCGCATCACGCACCTGACGGAGCACCTGAAGACCAACAAAAAAGACCACAGCACCCGCCTGGGCCTGCTGAAGCTGGTTGGTAAGCGCCGCCGGATGCTGGACTACCTCCAGCACCGCGAAATTAATCGCTACCGCGCCATTATCAAGGAGTTGGGCATCCGTAAGTAA
- a CDS encoding sigma-70 family RNA polymerase sigma factor yields the protein MRQLKISKQITNRESQSLDKYLQEIGKVDLLTPDEEVTLAQRIRDGDQKALEKLTKANLRFVVSVAKQYQNQGLSLGDLINEGNLGLIKAAKRFDETRGFKFISYAVWWIRQSILQALAEQSRIVRLPLNRVGSLNKISKSFSELEQKFEREPSPEEIAEVLELTTSEVVDTLKISGRHVSVDAPFVQGEENRLLDVLENEDEEKPDSGLMNDSLRKEVQRALSTLTKREADVITLYFGLNGEAALTLEEIGEKFNLTRERVRQIKEKAIRRLRHTSRSKALKPYLG from the coding sequence ATGAGACAGCTAAAAATCAGCAAGCAGATTACCAACCGCGAAAGTCAGTCGCTGGATAAATACCTCCAGGAGATTGGCAAAGTGGACCTGCTGACACCCGACGAGGAGGTTACGCTGGCGCAGCGTATCCGCGATGGGGACCAGAAAGCGCTGGAAAAATTGACTAAAGCTAACCTACGCTTTGTAGTGTCGGTGGCAAAACAATATCAGAACCAGGGTCTTAGCCTAGGTGACCTCATCAACGAGGGTAACCTGGGCCTCATCAAAGCTGCCAAGCGCTTTGATGAAACCCGCGGCTTCAAGTTCATCTCTTACGCCGTGTGGTGGATTCGCCAGAGCATTTTGCAAGCTCTGGCCGAGCAGAGCCGCATCGTGCGCCTACCCCTGAACCGGGTTGGCTCGCTGAATAAAATCAGTAAGTCGTTCTCGGAGTTGGAGCAGAAGTTCGAGCGCGAGCCCTCGCCTGAGGAAATCGCCGAAGTGCTAGAATTGACGACTTCGGAAGTGGTGGATACCCTGAAAATTTCGGGCCGCCACGTATCCGTTGACGCGCCGTTTGTGCAGGGCGAGGAAAATCGCCTGCTCGACGTGCTCGAAAACGAGGACGAGGAAAAGCCCGATTCGGGTCTGATGAATGACTCGTTGCGCAAGGAAGTGCAACGCGCCCTTTCCACCCTCACCAAGCGTGAGGCCGACGTAATTACGCTCTATTTTGGGCTGAATGGCGAGGCGGCTTTGACGCTGGAAGAGATTGGCGAGAAGTTCAACCTGACCCGCGAGCGGGTGCGCCAAATAAAGGAGAAAGCCATTCGCCGCCTGCGCCACACCTCGCGTTCAAAGGCGCTGAAGCCTTACTTGGGTTAA
- the pnp gene encoding polyribonucleotide nucleotidyltransferase: protein MPAPNAITKTLALPDGRQISIETGKLAKFADGAVVVRLGDTMLLATVVSAPSQREGVDFLPLSVDYQEKFGSAGKIPGSFQRREGRLSDYEILICRLVDRILRPMFPKDYHYEVQVMITLISADKEVQPDALAALAASAALSISDIPFAGPISEVRVARIDGQFQINPKTSDLQRADMDLIVGATADSVAMVEGEMNEVSEEEMVAAIAFGHEAIKAQVQLQKDLAEAVGRTPESQPREYPKYEENEALKKLVHEGIYQGAYDVARLGNTSKGGRKEGFTAVKKAFLEKLVAEQPELDMKQFSRYYSSAEKKAIRDMMVKERVRLDGRQLTEIRPIWSEINYLPGAHGSAIFTRGETQSLTTATLGTKLDEQIVDQPLTKGYSKFMLHYNFPGFSTGEVKPNRGAGRREIGHGNLAARSLKRVLPPDDENPYTIRIVSDILESNGSSSMATVCAGSLALMDAGVKVRAAVAGIAMGLVQDKETGEYAVLSDILGDEDHLGDMDFKVTGTEKGICACQMDIKIQGLSNEILTAALHQAREGRLHILREMAKTIAAPAAELKAHTPRSHKMLIDKEFIGAIIGPGGKVIQQIQKDTNATVIIEEKDEKGHVSIYAANQNDMQGAIDRIRAIAAQPEVGETYKGKVRSIQPYGAFVEIMPGKDGLLHISEVTHERIASLEGVLEVGQEIDVKLVDIDKKTGKYRLSRKVLLEKQA from the coding sequence ATGCCCGCTCCAAACGCGATTACCAAAACGCTGGCGCTGCCCGACGGCCGTCAGATTTCCATCGAAACCGGCAAGCTGGCCAAATTTGCCGACGGAGCCGTAGTCGTGCGCCTCGGCGATACCATGCTGCTGGCCACCGTCGTGTCGGCCCCCAGCCAGCGCGAAGGCGTAGACTTCCTACCCCTCTCGGTGGATTACCAGGAGAAATTCGGCTCGGCCGGCAAGATTCCTGGCTCATTTCAGCGCCGCGAAGGTCGCTTGAGCGACTACGAAATCCTCATTTGCCGCCTCGTGGACCGCATCCTGCGGCCCATGTTCCCTAAGGATTACCACTACGAGGTGCAGGTAATGATTACCCTCATCTCGGCCGATAAGGAAGTACAGCCTGACGCGCTGGCCGCGCTGGCCGCCTCGGCCGCTTTGTCCATTTCGGACATCCCGTTTGCCGGTCCGATTTCGGAGGTGCGGGTAGCCCGTATCGACGGTCAGTTCCAGATTAATCCCAAAACCAGCGACTTACAGCGCGCCGACATGGACCTCATTGTAGGTGCCACGGCCGACTCGGTAGCGATGGTGGAAGGCGAGATGAATGAAGTGAGCGAAGAAGAGATGGTAGCGGCCATTGCTTTCGGTCACGAGGCCATCAAAGCCCAAGTGCAGTTGCAGAAAGACCTGGCCGAGGCTGTAGGCCGCACGCCTGAGTCACAGCCCCGCGAGTATCCCAAGTACGAGGAAAATGAGGCGCTGAAAAAGCTTGTTCACGAAGGTATTTACCAAGGTGCCTACGACGTAGCACGCTTGGGCAATACCAGCAAAGGTGGTCGTAAAGAGGGTTTTACGGCCGTAAAAAAGGCGTTCCTAGAAAAGCTGGTGGCCGAGCAGCCCGAACTAGATATGAAGCAGTTCAGCCGCTACTATTCGTCGGCGGAGAAGAAGGCTATTCGCGACATGATGGTGAAGGAGCGCGTACGCCTCGACGGCCGTCAGCTCACCGAAATCCGGCCCATCTGGTCGGAAATCAACTATTTGCCCGGTGCCCACGGCTCGGCTATTTTTACCCGCGGTGAAACCCAGAGCCTGACCACGGCTACCCTCGGCACCAAGCTGGATGAGCAGATTGTGGACCAGCCGCTGACCAAGGGCTACTCAAAATTCATGCTGCACTATAACTTCCCCGGTTTCTCGACCGGCGAAGTGAAGCCCAACCGCGGGGCCGGCCGCCGCGAAATCGGCCATGGCAACTTGGCCGCCCGTTCGCTCAAGCGCGTGCTGCCGCCCGATGATGAGAATCCCTACACCATCCGCATCGTGTCGGACATCTTGGAGTCGAATGGCTCCAGCTCGATGGCGACCGTCTGCGCTGGCTCGCTGGCGCTGATGGACGCCGGCGTGAAGGTGCGCGCCGCCGTGGCGGGCATCGCCATGGGCCTCGTGCAGGATAAGGAAACCGGCGAATACGCCGTGCTGAGCGATATTCTGGGTGATGAGGACCACCTCGGCGACATGGACTTCAAGGTGACGGGTACGGAGAAAGGCATTTGCGCCTGCCAGATGGATATCAAAATCCAGGGCCTGAGCAATGAGATTCTGACCGCCGCGCTGCACCAGGCCCGCGAAGGCCGCCTGCACATTCTGCGCGAGATGGCCAAGACCATCGCCGCCCCGGCCGCCGAGTTGAAGGCGCACACGCCCCGCTCGCACAAAATGCTGATTGACAAAGAGTTTATCGGCGCGATAATCGGACCGGGCGGCAAAGTCATTCAGCAGATTCAGAAGGATACCAACGCCACGGTAATCATCGAGGAGAAGGATGAGAAAGGTCACGTGAGCATCTACGCTGCTAATCAGAACGATATGCAGGGTGCCATTGACCGCATCCGGGCCATCGCGGCGCAGCCGGAAGTGGGCGAAACTTACAAAGGCAAGGTACGCAGCATTCAGCCCTACGGCGCGTTCGTAGAGATTATGCCGGGTAAGGATGGCCTGCTGCACATTTCGGAGGTGACGCACGAGCGCATCGCCTCGCTCGAAGGCGTGCTGGAAGTGGGCCAGGAAATTGACGTAAAACTGGTGGATATTGATAAAAAAACCGGTAAGTATCGCCTCTCGCGCAAAGTGCTGCTCGAAAAGCAGGCGTAG
- a CDS encoding tetratricopeptide repeat protein, whose amino-acid sequence MPRRLLPFLALLLAACHATPAERPDTLVDLATVQSGPRVQADELDGAIQQQPDNTGLLARRATLRLAAGQPVAALNDVERALAVDNQDGDLYFLQARAYRALGRLRQTLAATRAAAANGFNSPELPLLEGETHLAARQYDDALASLDRTLRLDPDQPAALFYKGLAYAATQDTAQALDYLRAALARDPRQPEILHQLAFLLNAYREPAQAARYATLGLRLDSASGSLHYDFGRQLELQGRPDSALRYYRCALALDTTQYRADYRLALAAAAGGQRPASVIPHLIRALRQNPRLPQARTILAEALEAQHRLPEALRQYRMLVLENPSNQHWTYKVWKIGDLVRASLPDSLRPPRAYYPRPASAPGPRPQPIAPLAPR is encoded by the coding sequence ATGCCCCGCCGGCTTCTTCCGTTTTTGGCTTTGCTGCTGGCTGCCTGCCACGCTACCCCCGCCGAGCGGCCCGATACCCTCGTGGACCTGGCCACCGTGCAGAGCGGCCCCCGCGTGCAGGCCGACGAGCTGGACGGAGCTATTCAGCAACAGCCCGATAACACCGGCCTGCTGGCCCGCCGTGCTACCCTGCGCCTGGCCGCCGGCCAGCCCGTCGCCGCCCTGAACGACGTGGAGCGGGCGCTCGCCGTTGATAACCAGGATGGCGACCTGTACTTCTTGCAGGCCCGCGCCTACCGGGCACTGGGCCGCCTGCGCCAGACGCTTGCCGCCACCCGCGCCGCCGCCGCTAATGGCTTCAACTCGCCCGAGCTACCCTTGCTCGAAGGTGAGACTCACCTAGCCGCCCGCCAGTACGACGACGCCCTGGCCAGCCTCGACCGCACCCTGCGCCTCGACCCCGACCAGCCCGCTGCGCTCTTCTACAAGGGCCTGGCCTACGCCGCCACTCAGGATACCGCCCAGGCCCTCGATTACCTGCGCGCCGCCCTGGCCCGTGACCCGCGCCAGCCCGAAATTCTGCACCAGCTGGCCTTTCTGCTCAATGCCTATCGCGAGCCGGCCCAGGCCGCCCGCTACGCTACCCTGGGCCTGCGGCTCGACTCCGCCTCTGGGTCGCTGCACTACGACTTTGGCCGCCAACTGGAGCTGCAAGGCCGCCCCGACAGCGCCCTGCGCTACTACCGCTGCGCCCTGGCCCTCGACACCACTCAGTATCGGGCCGACTACCGCCTGGCCCTGGCCGCTGCTGCTGGGGGGCAGCGCCCGGCCAGCGTGATTCCGCATCTCATCCGCGCCCTGCGCCAGAACCCGCGCTTGCCCCAGGCCCGCACTATTTTGGCCGAAGCCCTCGAAGCCCAGCACCGCCTGCCCGAGGCCCTGCGCCAATATCGAATGCTGGTGCTCGAAAACCCCAGCAACCAGCACTGGACGTATAAGGTCTGGAAAATCGGCGACCTGGTGCGCGCCTCCCTGCCCGACAGCCTGCGCCCGCCGCGTGCGTACTATCCCCGCCCAGCCAGCGCGCCCGGCCCCCGGCCGCAGCCCATCGCCCCGCTCGCCCCACGCTAA
- the rpmI gene encoding 50S ribosomal protein L35, translating into MPKVKTKSGAKKRFKLTGTGKVKRKHAFKSHILTKKSTKRKRALTHSGLVSSADMNRVSQMLNI; encoded by the coding sequence ATGCCCAAAGTAAAAACCAAGTCGGGTGCCAAAAAGCGCTTCAAGCTGACTGGCACCGGCAAAGTGAAGCGCAAGCACGCCTTCAAGTCGCACATCCTGACCAAGAAGAGCACTAAGCGCAAGCGCGCCCTCACCCACAGCGGCCTCGTCAGCTCGGCCGATATGAACCGGGTGAGTCAGATGCTGAACATCTGA
- the rplT gene encoding 50S ribosomal protein L20 codes for MPRSVNHVASRHRRKKVMRLAKGYYGRRKNVWTVAKNAVEKGLLYAYRDRKVKKREFRALWIQRINAGAREHGLSYSQLMGGLKKAGIELNRKVLADLALNHPAAFAGIVEKVK; via the coding sequence ATGCCCAGGAGTGTAAACCACGTGGCCTCGCGCCACCGCCGCAAGAAAGTAATGCGCCTCGCCAAAGGCTACTATGGCCGGCGCAAAAATGTGTGGACCGTTGCGAAAAACGCCGTAGAAAAGGGCTTGCTCTATGCCTACCGCGACCGTAAGGTGAAGAAGCGCGAGTTTCGCGCACTCTGGATTCAGCGAATCAACGCGGGTGCCCGCGAGCACGGCCTCTCGTACTCGCAGCTGATGGGCGGCCTTAAGAAAGCTGGTATCGAGTTGAACCGCAAGGTACTCGCTGACCTCGCCCTGAACCATCCCGCCGCGTTTGCGGGTATCGTTGAGAAAGTGAAATAG
- a CDS encoding LptF/LptG family permease, translating to MKKLDKLILKAFAGPFLLTFAVVEFILLTHTLLKYLDDIVGKDLGTGVLLQLLFYFSVLIVPISLPLAVLLSSLMTYGNLGEHHELTAIKASGIALTRILRPVWLVSLVLAACAFWFNERIVPKANLKAYSLLWDVRQKKLALDIRPGVFYNGIPGYTIKVDKKLGPEKDILMGIMIYDHTQKSGNTTVMLADSGRMFTRFGGQYLGFELFRGHSYVDQPDAQNRSAASFVREGFKRNMITFSLASFNLDRTKQELFQTNRMMLNIPQLKHGSDSIQRTLSRERRQLPARLGGYYTYLRLDTTGRAQNKRLATWQVPAKRLPPLNASNVEQALNRARNVNSFITATTQRLYEIARDSAEFRIEVYRKYTQSTAVLLMFLIGAPLGAIIKKGGLGIPILVSILFFIVFYVLDTMGSKYGRDFLLPVGVGMWISNAVLFPFGVFFLYQAYNDSGLLELDFWRRLAQRLPRFPRLRRLALPLAE from the coding sequence GTGAAAAAGCTCGATAAACTCATTCTTAAAGCCTTTGCCGGGCCATTTTTGCTCACGTTTGCGGTGGTAGAATTTATTCTGCTCACGCATACGCTGTTGAAATACCTGGATGATATCGTGGGCAAGGACTTGGGCACGGGGGTGCTGCTCCAACTGCTGTTCTACTTCAGCGTACTAATTGTGCCCATTTCGTTGCCGCTGGCCGTGCTGCTCTCGTCGCTCATGACCTACGGCAACCTGGGCGAGCACCACGAATTAACGGCTATTAAAGCCTCCGGCATCGCCCTCACGCGCATTTTACGGCCGGTGTGGCTGGTGAGCTTGGTATTGGCCGCATGCGCGTTCTGGTTTAATGAGCGCATCGTGCCCAAGGCTAACCTGAAGGCGTATAGCCTACTGTGGGACGTACGCCAGAAAAAGCTGGCTCTGGACATCCGGCCAGGCGTTTTTTACAACGGTATTCCGGGCTACACCATCAAGGTAGATAAAAAGCTGGGACCCGAAAAGGATATCCTGATGGGTATTATGATTTACGACCACACCCAAAAATCGGGTAATACCACCGTGATGCTCGCCGACTCGGGGCGCATGTTTACCCGCTTTGGGGGGCAATACTTAGGCTTTGAGCTATTCCGGGGCCACAGCTACGTAGACCAGCCCGACGCGCAAAATCGCTCGGCGGCTTCTTTTGTGCGGGAGGGATTCAAGCGCAACATGATAACGTTTTCGCTGGCTTCGTTCAACCTCGACCGGACCAAGCAGGAGCTGTTTCAGACCAACCGGATGATGCTCAATATTCCGCAGCTCAAGCATGGCTCCGATTCCATTCAGCGCACCCTGAGCCGGGAGCGCCGCCAACTGCCCGCCCGCCTGGGGGGCTATTACACCTACCTGCGCCTCGATACGACGGGCCGCGCCCAGAACAAGCGGCTAGCCACCTGGCAGGTGCCGGCCAAGCGCCTACCCCCCCTCAACGCCTCCAATGTGGAGCAGGCTCTCAACCGGGCCCGCAACGTGAATTCGTTCATCACGGCCACTACGCAGCGGCTCTATGAGATTGCCCGCGACTCGGCCGAGTTTCGCATCGAGGTATATCGCAAATATACCCAATCGACGGCTGTGCTGCTCATGTTCTTAATTGGTGCGCCACTGGGCGCTATCATCAAAAAAGGCGGCCTGGGCATACCCATTCTGGTGTCGATTTTATTTTTTATCGTATTCTACGTGCTCGACACGATGGGCTCGAAGTACGGCCGCGACTTCCTACTGCCCGTGGGGGTAGGGATGTGGATTTCTAATGCCGTACTATTTCCGTTCGGCGTATTTTTTCTCTACCAAGCCTACAACGACTCGGGGCTGCTGGAGCTGGATTTCTGGCGGCGGCTGGCCCAGCGGCTGCCGCGGTTTCCGCGCTTGCGGCGGCTGGCACTGCCCTTGGCTGAATAA
- the trxB gene encoding thioredoxin-disulfide reductase codes for MEHIHCLIIGSGPAGYTAAIYAARAGLQPVMYMGLQPGGQLTITNDVENFPGYPDGVMGPEMMEDLKKQAERFGTDVRYGIATKVDFSGHPHKVTIDETVELTADAVILATGASAKWLGLPSEARLNGSGVSACAVCDGFFYRGKDVAIVGAGDTAAEEANYLANLCSKVYMLVRKDAMRASKIMQQRVLNNPKIEVLFDTATDEILGEHAVEAVRVKNLLTHETREIPVHGFFVAIGHEPNSKIFQNYLHHDEQGYLKTLPGTAKTNVDGVFACGDVQDFTYRQAVTAAGTGCMAALDAERYLAGLHG; via the coding sequence ATGGAACATATTCATTGCCTGATTATTGGCTCGGGGCCGGCGGGCTACACGGCCGCCATTTACGCGGCGCGGGCCGGCCTGCAGCCCGTCATGTACATGGGCTTGCAGCCCGGTGGCCAGCTGACGATTACCAATGACGTGGAGAATTTTCCGGGCTACCCCGATGGCGTGATGGGGCCGGAAATGATGGAAGACCTCAAAAAACAGGCTGAGCGCTTCGGCACCGATGTGCGCTACGGCATCGCCACAAAGGTGGACTTTTCGGGGCATCCGCACAAAGTGACGATTGATGAAACTGTTGAATTGACGGCCGATGCGGTGATTCTGGCTACCGGCGCGTCGGCTAAGTGGTTAGGCCTACCCTCCGAGGCGCGGCTCAACGGGTCGGGCGTATCGGCCTGCGCCGTGTGCGACGGGTTCTTTTACCGAGGCAAGGACGTAGCCATTGTAGGGGCCGGTGACACGGCTGCCGAGGAAGCCAATTACCTCGCCAACCTGTGCTCGAAGGTGTACATGCTGGTGCGCAAGGATGCCATGCGGGCCTCTAAAATCATGCAGCAGCGGGTACTGAACAATCCCAAGATTGAGGTACTGTTCGATACGGCGACCGATGAAATCCTGGGCGAGCACGCCGTGGAGGCGGTGCGGGTAAAGAATCTGCTGACGCACGAAACCCGCGAAATTCCCGTTCATGGGTTCTTCGTGGCCATTGGCCACGAGCCCAACTCCAAGATTTTTCAGAACTATCTGCACCACGACGAGCAAGGCTACCTCAAAACCCTGCCCGGCACGGCCAAAACCAACGTGGACGGCGTGTTTGCTTGCGGCGACGTGCAGGACTTTACCTACCGGCAGGCCGTAACGGCGGCCGGCACTGGCTGCATGGCCGCGCTCGATGCCGAGCGCTACCTGGCCGGTTTGCACGGGTAG